The following proteins are encoded in a genomic region of Montipora foliosa isolate CH-2021 chromosome 8, ASM3666993v2, whole genome shotgun sequence:
- the LOC138012489 gene encoding SAP domain-containing ribonucleoprotein-like → MADEGTSINIKKLKVADLKKELADRGLSTKGNKSELQGRLEKCVSGQGIVLSQDESEDIVDDHDVEDELDNDADDLDDVDDSEELSEHLGTEDLDEPVKDKENVKDTPVTEDQEKSSSIAKKTPITSPGKKPDQVTLTDEQKKAKRLSRFGSSPPSTEAEKKQARAQRFGLTSGSSNGALKSAPIPAAKGVDINKLKKRAERFGAVSPMMSKLEEKDKILKRKERFGIATSASSGDSTDAKKKKRAERFGL, encoded by the exons atggcggacgaaggaACGTCGATTAACATCAAGAAATTGAAG GTAGCTGACTTAAAGAAAGAGCTTGCAGACCGCGGTCTCTCAACCAAGGGCAACAAGAGTGAACTTCAAGGAAGACTAGAGAAATGTGTATCAGGACAAG GCATAGTTCTGAGCCAAGATGAAAGTGAAGACATAGTTGATGACCACGACGTTGAAGATGAGCTTGACAATGATGCAGACGACTTGGATGATGTTGATGACAGCGAGGAACTCTCAGAACATCTAGGCACTGAGGATTTGGATGAACCAGTGAAAGATAAGGAAAATGTCAAA gataCTCCAGTGACGGAAGATCAAGAAAAATCTTCCAGCATTGC GAAAAAGACACCTATAACATCCCCAGGAAAGAAGCCTGATCAAGTAACCTTGACTGATGAACAG aAAAAAGCCAAAAGGTTGTCAAGATTTGGTTCATCCCCTCCAAGTACAGAAGCTGAAAAGAAGCAAGCCAGGGCCCAAAG ATTTGGTTTGACAAGTGGTTCTAGTAATGGGGCTCTGAAAAGTGCTCCAATTCCTGCAGCAAAG GGTGTAGACATCAATAAGCTGaagaaaagagctgaaagatttgGAGCAGTTTCCCCCATGATGTCCAAG CTTGAAGAAAAGGATAAAATATTAAAGAGGAAAGAGAGGTTTGGCATTGCCACTTCAGCATCTTCTGGAGATAGCACTGAT gctaaaaagaaaaagagagctGAGAGGTTTGGGCTTTGA
- the LOC138012491 gene encoding vacuolar-sorting protein SNF8-like isoform X2 yields the protein MRRGPGGVGAINRQRLAKEKYATKGTEIADIQLSQMGKQLESFKTSLEDFAGKYKQEIRKNPEFRGHFQQMCARIGVDPLASSKGFWAELLGVGDFYYELGVQIIEICMATRPRNGGIMALNDLHKKVMKTSKSRQGVTEDDLARAIKKLHVMGSGFQGSGFTSVATLTKDLGWERDRAMQVLDHMVHEEMAWVDDQAPNERLYWFPGLFPET from the exons ATGCGTAGAGGTCCCGGAGGAGTCGGTGCCATTAATAGACAACGTCTTGCCAAG GAAAAGTATGCGACAAAGGGAACCGAAATAGCAGATATCCAGCTCTCTCAG ATGGGTAAACAGCTGGAATCATTTAAAACATCACTGGAAGACTTTGCTGGGAAGTATAAACAGGAAATCAGGAAAAATCCAGAGTTTAGGGGTCATTTTCAGCAGATGTGTGCACGTATTGGTGTTGACCCTTTGGCAT CCAGCAAAGGATTTTGGGCAGAGCTTCTTGGTGTTGGAGATTTTTACTACGAG CTTGGTGTCCAAATTATTGAAATCTGCATGGCAACAAGACCAAGAAATGGAG GTATAATGGCTTTGAATGATCTGCACAAGAAAGTAATGAAGACAAGCAAGTCAAGACAAGGTGTCACTGA GGATGACCTGGCACGAGCTATTAAAAAGCTTCACGTGATGGGGAGTGGTTTCCAG GGGAGTGGTTTTACATCAGTTGCAACCTTGACAAAGGATCTGGGTTGGGAAAGAGATCGTGCAATGCAAGTCTTG GATCACATGGTTCATGAAGAGATGGCATGGGTGGATGACCAAGCACCCAATGAAAGATTATACTGGTTTCCAGGCCTCTTTCCAGAAACCTGA
- the LOC138012491 gene encoding vacuolar-sorting protein SNF8-like isoform X1 yields the protein MRRGPGGVGAINRQRLAKEKYATKGTEIADIQLSQMGKQLESFKTSLEDFAGKYKQEIRKNPEFRGHFQQMCARIGVDPLASSKGFWAELLGVGDFYYELGVQIIEICMATRPRNGGIMALNDLHKKVMKTSKSRQGVTEDDLARAIKKLHVMGSGFQVIPVGNKRLVQSVPGELSMDDTAALQLAQGSGFTSVATLTKDLGWERDRAMQVLDHMVHEEMAWVDDQAPNERLYWFPGLFPET from the exons ATGCGTAGAGGTCCCGGAGGAGTCGGTGCCATTAATAGACAACGTCTTGCCAAG GAAAAGTATGCGACAAAGGGAACCGAAATAGCAGATATCCAGCTCTCTCAG ATGGGTAAACAGCTGGAATCATTTAAAACATCACTGGAAGACTTTGCTGGGAAGTATAAACAGGAAATCAGGAAAAATCCAGAGTTTAGGGGTCATTTTCAGCAGATGTGTGCACGTATTGGTGTTGACCCTTTGGCAT CCAGCAAAGGATTTTGGGCAGAGCTTCTTGGTGTTGGAGATTTTTACTACGAG CTTGGTGTCCAAATTATTGAAATCTGCATGGCAACAAGACCAAGAAATGGAG GTATAATGGCTTTGAATGATCTGCACAAGAAAGTAATGAAGACAAGCAAGTCAAGACAAGGTGTCACTGA GGATGACCTGGCACGAGCTATTAAAAAGCTTCACGTGATGGGGAGTGGTTTCCAGGTAATACCTGTCGGTAACAAGCGTCTTGTTCAGTCAGTGCCAGGAGAGCTGAGTATGGATGATACTGCTGCACTACAGCTTGCACAG GGGAGTGGTTTTACATCAGTTGCAACCTTGACAAAGGATCTGGGTTGGGAAAGAGATCGTGCAATGCAAGTCTTG GATCACATGGTTCATGAAGAGATGGCATGGGTGGATGACCAAGCACCCAATGAAAGATTATACTGGTTTCCAGGCCTCTTTCCAGAAACCTGA